A stretch of DNA from Tribolium castaneum strain GA2 chromosome 7, icTriCast1.1, whole genome shotgun sequence:
AGTCCCTGTACCACTTATCACTGATTTTTTTCCCTAATCGGGGCAACAAAGCACATTTGTTGGATATTATCGCAAATTACGTAATCCTACCAGCTGTTCGATAAACTTGCGGAAAGTGCGCCAGGGCACAACCCGGCAACGCCGCCCTACAGTGTGGCCAAGTtgcgtttttgaaaattggtcCCAAAATCGAATCAAATTATACAAACCAGGCGTTCTTCGCCCGATAACGAGGGGCAACAGCTGGGCGAGCACGTCTTTTTCCAGTCCCCGACTTTAGGGTTAGGGTCGTACTGCAAGCGCCTAACTTCGACTTTgggtttttcatttttaacgtCCGAATCTCGTACTTTGGGGTACCCGAACTTCTTCTCCTCACCTTTGGTTAGAGGATTTTCCATCTTATGAGAAAACGAACCGATCTTTAGCACTTATTTTCTCGCATTGTGACTATGacatttgttttggaaaaaaagacAAGTACGAAACGTCACTTGATTTATTGTTGCCAAGTTCCGGTTGTTTTTCCCGGAAATTTTCATTTCCCCGGATTTGGGACCGGCTTAGGGTTTTTGCGTGCGACCGTTGGCAGCGGTTTGAACTAACCCTCGTTGACAGTTGACACCTTGTAGTTGTAGCAGCGTGTGAGCGTCACATCGATTAACAGGTAAGTCTTGATTGTcttgatatttattaaatgttataagtaaaatgtaattcgtctgacattatgtttattttcaacgattgtgtctaaaattaaagtaaatcaaatAACTGAAGTCTGACCCACGACCACTGgtttttatattgtaattgttttcgcgTCCAAAACATGGCAGTAATTACATAATAACtagaataattatatttattatactgtTATCACTAGGAAGTTGTAACACGTGTTGTACGGTAGGCAAAATTGCTTATctgaatttgtgttttgtaaaGGTTTTTAAATATCGCAGAGAAAATGTCTGCTTCACGCTGACTTGTACTGTAAGTTGTTTCTATTGTTGTAATGTACAACTTTCACTTTCCTGTTAAATGTGCAACCCTCAATCCTTAACCGCTCGTGACGCCCCCCTTCTGGGAGCAGGTAGTTTTTCCTTCTTAAAAAGGACCGTCACAAAAATGAGGGAAGGAGACGCGATGTAgagctaaaattaaattgttgtaACGTTGTAAGTTGTTGGAAGTTTGTAGAGAAtaaattgttgaattttttagggTTTTTGCGTGCGACCGTTGGCAGCGGTTTGAACTAACCCTTACTGTTCTGTGGTTGACAGTTGACACCTTGTAGCAGCGTGTGACCGTCGTGAGCGTGTTGTGCATCGAATAACAGGTAAGTCTTGATTGTCttgactttgcagtgatttttcaaaaattggtcttttctataaggaaaaattgaataattccgaaacgaaaagagatagacacataatagtttatataaagttacattatttttttgcgtagaatctaatcATGCAACAATATAtggggtgttccatttaaaaaaacatacctttggttcaccaccttTAAGTCGCTTTATCGGATAGTGGCAATATTtcgcataataaaaaagttatagaccgattacgcacccctgggtcaccctgtatgttttgtttttcaaagcTGTGAAGCCTTCAAAGTTGAAATAGGGGTCCTAACCCGAGTCAATGCCACTGAAAGTATTCGGCTCGCAAATTCGCGCCCCTAATAATGTTTGACAGCGTCTTTAATCCGTAATGAACCTTCAATTCCCCAAAGCAAAACGTCCGACGATATGTCTATTTAGTTGCAAAgagaaatgtatttttttagtcaaagtacaaaatctacaaaacctcgaaaaaaatgttctaCTGTTGTAGAAGCAAGAATCAgattaaacaataaattctacaatttttaagCATTCAAGGTTCTGAACAATACTTCGCTTTATGTTGTCATTATTTTACGTTTATTGATTTATAGGtttcctgtttttttaataaatgatagACGAGAAATAAACCTATGGAAATTATTTCAGTCAAAGAACAACATTTCgcgaaatttagaaaaaattaatagtcatCATAAGTCATTCATTTCACGAAACATTCCTTCTAATGTGTTTTTTACGACACCAATCAAGGACGTGAAAAATCAAAtcatttgaaattgttttcCTTGGAACAAATCCACCCGCTCTCAGCTAAATCCGACCTAATACGGGAATTAGGGAGgctcatattttatttacaccCGTCATAACAAAGAATCAATCATTTCTTTCCGAGACAATTCGCAGGAGAATAGTTGTTGTTCCACTTCCTTAtaatttcgttttcaatttcgATAATTCGGGACAATGGTTAGGGTGCGACAAACTCATCACCCTTATGATTACATTATATATCTTACGAcctagataaaaatttataaatagatTATTGTCCGAGCACTTCAATCATTATATGATGGCGAGGTGTCGTCTTTTGCGTcaagttgaaaaataataacggTGCAAGATAAATCATTAATGGCTTAAGAAATTGCCATGAAATTCGATATTTCGCAGCGAAAGTTCGAATGGAAAGTGCACGTGGAAAGTGCACGTGGCGTCTTATTTTACACCCTCATCAAGCTCGAACTAAAGCAATTAAAAGCAACGGTATATTTAGACTTGTGGATcagcaatttccaaaaatattaacgaAATATTTGTGATATCAAAACTGGATTCCAAATTTTTCCGTGCTTATTTAATTAACACCGTATTGAACTTTATCACAACGTGAAATAACGTGCcaggtttaatttaaaaatgggtttttgtgttgatttaaaacgtcaaacaaattttcagtcgtgttaattggattttttttacaaaatctacTATTGCCAAAGCAGTTGTAAcctattttcaattatttaaataattaaatgtccTCCTCCGGACACTGTGCCGTGGTGAGGCCGCTGGTCATACGTTTCTCATATGATTTGCGCGAATTCTGCCCGAGTTGCTGTTACGTAACCCGTGCTGGTAGGCTGGGGCTACCTGTGATTTGCTCACAACTAACGGACTTGCCCTTGTTTCAGGTTGTTaagtgtaaataattaaatgttcgCCTGCGCTATATTGATCGCCCCCGCCGCCAGGAGCGCCGTAAGTACCACCCTTTTTATTTCTACTaacaatttgcaaatttttcccAAAACTAGCTGGGATTTGTTGGGTTATGTAACCTACACCTATTGTAATTTTAGCCCAAACGCGGTTATGTAATGTTTTCCTCGCAATGCTTCTAATCTGCACCAACGTCACGCATttttattccaattttttaaactttgtgtATCAAGTCCAGTAAACTTTGAACAACATATTTTTAACCGAGTTTCATCATTTGATCGATGCTTTACTGGTTCATGGAAATTTTTATCGCATTTCGTTCATACAGTGTGTCCCAAAATCATTCTATAACCTTTAACCCAAAATGCACACAAGTGTGTTACATAACACCTGACATTTCAAATGCCCAGCCAACTAATTTTGACCACtcgtgtttttaattattttttacagtgtTATCAGTTGAGGATTTCAACAGCAGTTTAATTGCTCAATTGTTTTACACATTGCTATGGCAACCACTTTTGGGGTGTTTAAATTTCAGatttagttacattttttaatttgtgtcaATAGATtagataaattaaaatcaaaggGCACACTGGGTGTGTCACCATCATTATGAAATAGTGATAATATTGTGTGCGATTTTTCCTAAATAATGTTAGCTGTTAGGTGACCTTGTCACTTGTCATTTTTGTCCATGGCAatgttgatttttcaattggcgataaaaaaattgggacacttgattgttttatttcaaattctgCAATTATCGTGTTTTGTttatgataataaattattaatttcatctGTAAAAATAGTTGGCCGTGACATTAGCAtctaatgtaataataattgataatattgtttaaaaactgtCACCATTTATCACGAAATAatcctaatttttttgataagtgGGTATGTACAGTCATAAGCACAAGTAGTGTTCACTGCGGTGTTGAAATACGACGTGACTGTAATTCTGTGGGCCACTGTACCTTAACTATTTGTTCATCTTGTATTgacaatttcgtaatttatcTTCAGGGAAAACGAAAACGACGAAAAAGAAGTTAGTCATTGAAGACtaacataaatacataattgaaaattaataattttttataaaaattcgtaGATATACCGggtgatttaaaaattgaagcaaaataattttttggcaacctggattaaaaataaaccgaaaaatttttgaattttcttgtaaatgttgccttttttcgttttttttttttattaaaaatggatTTCTTCACGTTCTTGAGCCGAAAACTCAGCTCGAGcttgaaattttgttgaaactgTACTGAAAAATCGTAGATTAATAAATTCTCCGTTTATTTAACTATCAGAAATGACctaattttagttatttaggtaaaaaaaagcaaaagtttatttttagcgaaatattaaattatagcTCTTCTGGCTGTTGGATGTACTAAAAGgttcaaaaaagaaaaaaaatacgtatttttttaGCATAATGTGgtcatttttcagtttcttttagTCAAAATGCCacaaaataccaaaaatttagttgaaaaataagcttaaaactttgaaaaacgTGAAATAACATAACTTTTgattaaattctttttaaaaactagttaaatcgagtgaaacaatcaattttagcaaattttttcgaaaaaaaaaatgtagatttTACTTCTGAGTCTGACTAACCGTATACTTACAagacatttaaatttaacgttttaaacacatttttaaataaaattttgaaaaattattgcgtttttgaaataaaccgttgtttttttattttttttctcattttacgATTATTTCTTTCTAAAGATTGAACTTTCTTCCTTGAATTTGTGAAAGTCCTGCTGAtagttttttgtattcaattttaaaaaagggcATGTCTTCAATAAAGTAAACAgaagtttgtaaaaaataatttattttcataattattacACCACATTTGTgtatattttaagttaaaaaaaggagtgtttatttaatatttaatatgatGATAATATACGTTCACTGACCACCGTGACGAACGTAACTTCCTTGGATGTCTGAAGTGGCCAAGGCTTGTGATTAACGTTTGATTGGTGCGTTAATTTTCAGCTTATTTCAAACTCTAAAGTATACTTAAGGCCATTGAGCACCGCCCTCAGCCAAAACCCATCATTAGTCCAGAGTCCTGTCGTTCAGCAACACAAACAAGCCACACTTCTCCCAGCAGTGAGGAGTTTCCAGACCACCCCAGTGTCCAGGGACATCGATTCAGCTGCTAAATTTATTGGTGCAGGCGCTGCCACAGTAGGAGTAGCTGGATCAGGTTTGTTGcgattgtttttcttttaagatTGTTTGGTGTTTTGTGGCACTAATAGATTCCGAGCggtttgttttgtgttatgtttgatgaaaatcattttttttccacTCTGTAGAATATCATTAATATATTCAAGGaatcaaatttattatatCCTCTTGGAGAAACATCCGTTTTTATAAGTAAGCAGACTCGTATAAtttctttgattttaagaATCTTCAGAATCACTCATATCAAAATGGTTGCTTTTCGTGACTGATTCGTAAAAAATACTAGTATGCAATACGTTGCAAAATGCCTTTGTTTTTTGCAGCTTATTGCATAAAGAGCTTAGAGCTATTACAAAttctattttgaattttgtcaTTAATCCATTGACTTACAATGTCCGTAAAAGGTGCATATTGTACATACTCAAACTTACGTAATTATTGCATAAATTATAAGTTAAAGGgttaattcaaaattcaacGTTTGTTAAACTCACTCAAGGTTTGTCTATCATGCTTCCCATTTCTTTGTagtatttttcgatttattgtGCAAACATTAATTCGTGGTTTTCATTCATTGTTACAGGCAGTTTGTTTATTAGGGAGGATAATCCGGccaatcgtttaaaatttagCCTTTCACCGGATTTTGAAAAAGTCTTGAAATCCGATACTTTTGTTGATAAAAGTGGGTTGATGTTAGCAGTTTTTGAAACGGACGATCAACCTATGGTATTGTGTACCGCACCGCGCCGATTTGGCAAATCTGTAAACTTATCTATGATGCAACGATTCTTGGAGTTGGAAGTTGATGAAAATGGAGAAGAGAAAACAACGGTTTTGGAAGAAAAAGACAATTACAAACTGTTCAGTTCAGCAAGGTTCAACTTAAAAGTCATGGAGAATAAGAAGTTTGTAGAAACTCATTTCGGACAATATCCGAtaatcgaaataaattttttctgttCTGCTAACGTGAAAAGCAAATCTGATGCAGTGAATGTGTGTAGAAGCGCTATATCGGAAGCTTTTAGGCAACACAGATACCTTTACAAATCCAAATTGTCACCATTGGAAGACGATGAAAAAAAGCATTGCGAACAATGGTGTGGCGAATTTACCTACACAGGAATTCCAGAGGACAAAGTAATCAAGGGGTTGGGACGCTTGGCAGTTTATCTGAACAAGTTTCATAAAAGAAAGGTTTTTCTACTCGTTGACGAGTACGACTCGATCATTTCAAATGCGTTGTATAATGTGAATAATGCTGATCCAGAGACTGAGCTTGAAGAGCTAGAGGAAGCTGCCTCATTCCCAATTGAAGTAATTGGATATGCTCTAAAAACATTTCCTGAGATCTTTAAAGGAGCGTTTATTACAGGAATTTTGGATGTGGGTGGTGTATCGATTTCCACCCTATTGGGTAATGTATTGCGATGGCAATTCGGAACCAACAATCCGTGCCAAGATTTCTATGGATTCACTGAAGATGAAGTTTGTACTCTATTTAATCGGTTTGCAGTAAAGGAGGAATTGAGAGAAAAAGCGAAGGCTAAATATAATGGGTATTTAAATGGCTCGAAACAATGCCTATATAATCCTCAAACGATTGTgcagtttttgagaaattcatcTCTGGGAGAAGgtgctttaaaaaattattggcaaCAATCTGGTTACATTCACAATATGTATAAACTACTTGAAGAGGGTAGCGTGAGAAGGTTGTTGTATGAACTTCTACAAGGTGTTAAAGAAGATTTTCAATTCACGTTAAAACCGTTAGACTTAAGTGATCTGAAATCTTTGCATAACATATTAGCTAAACAAAGTTTGACTTGTCGCGAAGAAATAGTTGTTCgatttcttgtatctgtaggATACTTAACATATTCATTTGATGATCACAAACTCCAAATACCTATCCCTGAGCTAATTGATGAATTTATGAAGCTGCTAcgagattatttttattatttttttgaaagatttgGTATTAACAGAGAATTGGCTGAAGATTGTTCAGCATCATTTTCTCAGCTAACCAAACTCTGTGATGAAGGTGAATCATTAGCACAGTTCAAAGAAGAATtagcaaattttcaaaatagtatAACCTGTCTACTTCAACGTTCAACACTTATCGATCCATTGAAGGAGGCAACTTTACAGAGTATAATTACATTGACATGTAGTCGAGCAGGATTTCTCTTCGGAAACGACATAATAATTCCAAATCAGACAACCAAAGTTGATATAGTACTGTTTAATGATAAATCTGGGATAATAATGGCATTAAAATGTGATCCAAATACTGTACAAGACGCATTTAAACAAATCTTTCAAAATCGGTACTACAATGTTTTCACAAATAAGAAGTATTTTGATAAACGTAAGAAATTTCCTTCTCTTTCTTTTGTTATGGCAATGCATGTGGATTCTGACAACAAAGCATCTGTGATGTGCCTGCGACGCGAGGATGTTATTCACGTTCTGGATGATCTGCAACTTGACGCTAGAGAGTCATCGCTAGAAGATCGCATTGAGATAGCTGTTAATTCTATGGGTGAACGTTTCATTAACAGTTGTTGCGAAAGAGCAATTCTTGTCTCTTAACATACCAGAGAAACCGGttcagtttttgtttgaatttaaaGTAGCTATTTTTAAGTTCAACGCGGCATGTTAATTTCAGTTTCGATCAACTAAATCTGTTCCATTTCATATTTATATatagttataataaaacaTGAATTACAAAGTTTATATTGTTTTAGTAGAAATGCAAAGACTCCTTTTTGATATTGGACTTTAATAATTGGAAGCCGGTCTGATGGGTTTTAACGGTTCAGTTACCCAAACCAGCTTGATCAGGAAATGAAATCCACAATATTTCGGGGTATTCAGGATTGATGGTCGTGCCGATGATTCTCCTCGAAGCTGTCGTGAAAGAGGAGATGCTGTAAGAATAGATCGGATTGTAGTCGGGGAATGTTTTTCGTACGACTGTCCGATTGTTTCTAGAGTGACAGTGTCGGGGTAGTCTTTAGCCAGTTGGGCCAAATAAGCATTAATCTTTAAAACAATAACTAAAAACGGGagttattttttccaagtgtTACCTCAGCGTGGCGTAAATATTGGTCAAAAGTAATTTTTCCCAAACCTAAAGCTTGTCTCGATTTGTGGTAGTGTTTTTCAGCCTGAATGGCGGTTCCAACATTTTCGATTTCAATGCTAAACTCAAGATTGTTGAGCCCTCGTATTTGGCACTAGACAAGCCCACGAGGGCTAGTACTATCAGTACTGGCACTTTCATTGCGATATCTACTGAGGTATCGAGAGCAGAATCTCTTTTATAAACGTGGTGGATAAACAACAGTCTAATCTGCTGATTCTTCGataaaattgaattgaatttgtccTAATTCTCTTTTAATCCAGTGTTTTAACGGATTACGtcttcaaatatttgtttagtgGTTAAAAATCCAGCTTCAATAGTTTAATCCCGTGATATTTCATCCTTGAGTGATACAAGACTtttgtctattattattagttgtgACAAAAGAGCTAACAAAAGtgaaaacgaataaaaaattaatcctcgataaaaattagtttcatcaataatttttttagtaaatgtGTAAAAAGTGCCATAAATTGCGACTTCATAATTAATTACccgattttaacaaattactgaataaaaaatttctcaattattgttttatatacaaaaataaaaaataaaagtgtctcagatcATTGCAAAGCGCAAACAACAttctttttatcaaaactaaattacttacataatgaaatttgtaaatggtttcTAATAAtcttaagcaaaaaaatttttcttaatttctggGTTTCTGGGTCCATTAGTTATAACTATAACTTACTATAACTATAAAGTCTACTTTTGTGCcctatttcaataaaaaaaatgcaaatccgCTGTtgctattttcattaaaaaggtagatctttaaatttaaacagtcagtatacagcgtgctcaaaaactggcgcaccaactcattggtgtgtggtagagaactggttacatataaaggtaaaaatagtaaaaaaattctttgaatt
This window harbors:
- the LOC107398774 gene encoding uncharacterized protein LOC107398774, translating into MFACAILIAPAARSALISNSKVYLRPLSTALSQNPSLVQSPVVQQHKQATLLPAVRSFQTTPVSRDIDSAAKFIGAGAATVGVAGSGSLFIREDNPANRLKFSLSPDFEKVLKSDTFVDKSGLMLAVFETDDQPMVLCTAPRRFGKSVNLSMMQRFLELEVDENGEEKTTVLEEKDNYKLFSSARFNLKVMENKKFVETHFGQYPIIEINFFCSANVKSKSDAVNVCRSAISEAFRQHRYLYKSKLSPLEDDEKKHCEQWCGEFTYTGIPEDKVIKGLGRLAVYLNKFHKRKVFLLVDEYDSIISNALYNVNNADPETELEELEEAASFPIEEFWMWVVYRFPPYWVMYCDGNSEPTIRAKISMDSLKMKFVLYLIGLQ